A window of the Procambarus clarkii isolate CNS0578487 chromosome 79, FALCON_Pclarkii_2.0, whole genome shotgun sequence genome harbors these coding sequences:
- the LOC138357729 gene encoding uncharacterized protein DDB_G0290301-like, which produces MPADDTDNVSRRRSRQCQQTTQTMPADDADNASRRRRQCQQTTLTMPADDADNASRRRSRQCQQTTQQTMPADDADNGSRRRSRQCQQTTQQTMPADDVDNASRQRSRQCQQTTQQTMPTDDAADNASRRCSRQCQQTTQQTMPADDADNASRRRSRQCQQTTQQTMPADDAADNASRRRSRQCQQTTQQTMPADDAADNASRRHSRQCQQTTQQTMSADDAYNTSRRRSRQCQQTTQQTMPADDAADNVSRRRRQYKQTTQQTMPADDAADNASRRRRQCQQTMQQTMPADDVADNASRRRQQTTQTMPADDAADNASRGRRQCQQTTQTMPADDADNNSRRRRQCQQTTQTMPADDAADNASRGRRQCQQTTQTMPADDADNASRRRRQCQQTTQTMPASMIPTIK; this is translated from the coding sequence ATGCCAGCAGACGATACTGATAATGTCAGCAGACGACGCAGCAGACAATGCCAGCAGACGACGCAGACAATGCCAGCAGACGACGCAGACAATGCCAGCAGACGACGCAGACAATGCCAGCAGACGACGCTGACAATGCCAGCAGACGACGCAGACAATGCCAGCAGACGACGCAGCAGACAATGCCAGCAGACGACGCAGCAGACAATGCCAGCAGACGACGCAGACAATGGCAGCAGACGACGCAGCAGACAATGCCAGCAGACGACGCAGCAGACAATGCCAGCAGACGACGTAGACAATGCCAGCAGACAACGCAGCAGACAATGCCAGCAGACGACGCAGCAGACAATGCCAACAGATGACGCAGCAGACAATGCCAGCAGACGATGCAGCAGACAATGTCAGCAGACGACGCAGCAGACAATGCCAGCAGACGACGCAGACAATGCCAGCAGACGACGCAGCAGACAATGCCAGCAGACGACACAGCAGACAATGCCAGCAGACGACGCAGCAGACAATGCCAGCAGACGACGCAGCAGACAATGCCAGCAGACGACGCAGCAGACAATGCCAGCAGACGACGCAGCAGACAATGCCAGCAGACGACACAGCAGACAATGCCAGCAGACGACGCAGCAGACAATGTCAGCAGACGACGCATACAATACAAGCAGACGACGCAGCAGACAATGCCAGCAGACGACACAGCAGACAATGCCAGCAGACGACGCAGCAGACAATGTCAGCAGACGACGCAGACAATACAAGCAGACGACGCAGCAGACAATGCCAGCAGATGACGCAGCAGACAATGCCAGCAGACGACGCAGACAATGCCAGCAGACGATGCAGCAGACAATGCCAGCAGACGACGTAGCAGACAATGCCAGCAGACGACGCCAGCAGACGACGCAGACAATGCCAGCAGACGACGCAGCAGACAATGCCAGCAGAGGACGCAGACAATGCCAGCAGACGACGCAGACAATGCCAGCAGACGACGCAGACAATAACAGCAGACGACGCAGACAATGCCAGCAGACGACGCAGACAATGCCAGCAGACGACGCAGCAGACAATGCCAGCAGAGGACGCAGACAATGCCAGCAGACGACGCAGACAATGCCAGCAGACGATGCAGACAATGCCAGCAGACGACGCAGACAATGCCAGCAGACGACGCAGACAATGCCAGCCTCTATGATCCCTACAATCAAATAA